One genomic window of Malaciobacter molluscorum LMG 25693 includes the following:
- the gmd gene encoding GDP-mannose 4,6-dehydratase, whose product MKKAFITGITGQDGSYLAEFLLEKGYEVHAIQRRSSVFTTQRIEHILDHPNLKTYHGDLTDSSNLHTLLAKIQPDEVYNLGAQSHVAVSFEVPEYTAEVDAIGTVRLLNAIKDLNLKPKFYQASTSELFGGLPETAPQSEKTPFYPKSPYGAAKLYAYWVTVNYRESYDLFACNGILFNHESPRRGETFVTKKITKAVANIYKGKQENLQLGNLDAKRDWGYARDYVECMWLMLQQNEPQDYVIATGKTYTIREFVELAFKEVGIEIEWSGKGVNEKGIDKVTRKELVVVNPKYFRPAEVEFLWGDPSKAMNELNWEPKTSLEKLVKIMVKYDLEYDNFGGKE is encoded by the coding sequence ATGAAAAAGGCATTTATTACAGGTATTACAGGACAAGATGGTTCTTATCTTGCAGAATTCTTACTTGAAAAAGGTTATGAAGTTCACGCGATACAAAGAAGGTCATCTGTATTTACAACTCAAAGAATTGAGCATATATTGGATCATCCAAATTTAAAAACATACCATGGAGATTTAACTGACTCAAGTAATTTACATACTTTATTAGCAAAAATACAACCTGATGAAGTTTATAATTTAGGTGCGCAATCACATGTTGCTGTTTCATTTGAAGTTCCAGAATATACTGCTGAAGTAGATGCAATAGGAACAGTTAGATTACTTAATGCAATAAAAGACTTAAATTTAAAACCTAAATTTTATCAAGCATCAACTAGCGAACTTTTTGGTGGCCTTCCTGAAACTGCTCCTCAAAGTGAAAAGACACCTTTTTATCCAAAGTCACCTTATGGTGCTGCTAAACTTTATGCTTATTGGGTAACTGTAAATTATAGAGAATCATATGATTTATTTGCTTGTAATGGGATACTGTTTAATCATGAAAGTCCAAGAAGAGGAGAAACTTTTGTAACTAAAAAAATTACAAAAGCAGTTGCTAATATCTATAAAGGAAAACAAGAAAATCTTCAGCTTGGAAATCTTGATGCAAAAAGAGATTGGGGATATGCAAGAGATTATGTAGAATGTATGTGGCTCATGCTTCAACAAAATGAACCACAAGATTATGTAATAGCTACTGGTAAAACTTATACGATTAGAGAATTTGTAGAATTGGCTTTTAAAGAAGTTGGTATAGAAATAGAGTGGAGTGGAAAAGGTGTAAATGAAAAAGGAATAGATAAAGTTACAAGAAAAGAGCTTGTAGTTGTAAATCCAAAATATTTTAGACCAGCCGAAGTTGAGTTTTTATGGGGAGATCCTTCAAAAGCAATGAATGAACTAAATTGGGAACCAAAAACATCTCTTGAAAAACTTGTAAAAATTATGGTGAAATATGATTTAGAATATGATAATTTTGGTGGTAAAGAATGA
- a CDS encoding dTDP-4-dehydrorhamnose 3,5-epimerase family protein, with amino-acid sequence MSFDFEITESKKLKGVMIIKPSISQDRRGTIWTSFLKEQIDKLLPDGLYFKHDKFSESRGNVLRGIHGDNKSWKLVTSVYGEIHQVVVDCRKDSPTYLQWEEFIINKDNQQLILIPPMMGNSYYISSENAVYHYKLAYDGDYIDADGQFTFAWNDPNIAIKWPTKTPILSDRDMEAHLKQEGK; translated from the coding sequence ATGAGTTTTGACTTTGAGATAACAGAATCTAAAAAATTAAAAGGTGTGATGATTATAAAACCTTCTATTTCTCAAGATAGAAGAGGGACTATATGGACATCGTTTTTAAAAGAACAAATAGATAAACTATTGCCAGATGGTTTGTATTTTAAACATGATAAATTTTCAGAATCAAGAGGTAATGTTTTAAGAGGTATTCATGGAGATAATAAATCATGGAAACTTGTGACTTCTGTATATGGTGAAATTCATCAAGTTGTAGTAGATTGTAGAAAAGATTCTCCTACATATTTGCAATGGGAAGAATTTATAATAAATAAAGACAATCAACAACTAATACTAATTCCACCTATGATGGGAAATTCATATTATATAAGTAGTGAGAATGCAGTTTATCACTATAAACTTGCTTATGATGGTGATTATATAGATGCAGATGGTCAGTTTACATTTGCATGGAATGATCCTAACATAGCCATAAAATGGCCAACAAAAACTCCAATACTTTCAGATAGAGATATGGAAGCACATTTAAAACAAGAAGGGAAATAA
- a CDS encoding cupin domain-containing protein, which translates to MAVKEVIKDGIVLARHIPSEDWKEGLSFYSEDNEFIQVGAWGYDTGKELLAHIHNEVERQVYWTQEVLYIKKGSIKAKVYDTDENFVEEIIAKEGDTMILLRGGHGYTILEDGTQVLEVKNGPYVGADKDRRRI; encoded by the coding sequence ATGGCAGTAAAAGAAGTAATAAAAGATGGAATTGTATTAGCAAGACATATACCAAGTGAAGATTGGAAAGAAGGCTTAAGCTTTTATTCTGAAGATAATGAGTTCATTCAAGTTGGCGCTTGGGGATATGATACAGGAAAAGAACTTTTAGCTCATATTCACAATGAAGTAGAAAGACAAGTTTATTGGACTCAAGAGGTTTTATATATCAAAAAAGGTTCTATAAAAGCAAAAGTTTATGATACAGATGAAAATTTTGTAGAGGAAATTATTGCAAAAGAAGGTGATACTATGATACTTTTAAGAGGTGGTCATGGATATACAATACTTGAAGATGGCACACAAGTACTTGAAGTAAAAAATGGACCTTATGTAGGTGCAGATAAAGATAGAAGAAGAATATAA
- a CDS encoding acyltransferase, translated as MNNDNIFFDISKLKSCGKNVIIGKTVRIRYPELVEIGDNVIIDDFTYISTQLKLSSNIHISSGCKIIGGRESYVEFGEFSTLAPNVTLSAGSDDYIGGIATPIVPLELKGDVELGEIIFGKHCIVGANSVVLPNVTFHDGSSLGALSLAKKDLEEWSLYAGIPAKKIKNRNKEQILDYEKKFMEKL; from the coding sequence ATGAATAATGATAATATTTTTTTCGATATTTCAAAACTAAAATCTTGTGGTAAAAATGTAATAATAGGTAAAACTGTAAGAATTAGATATCCTGAGTTAGTAGAAATAGGGGACAATGTGATCATTGATGATTTTACATATATATCAACGCAGCTTAAATTATCTTCAAACATACATATCTCTTCTGGCTGTAAAATTATTGGAGGAAGAGAATCCTACGTGGAATTTGGAGAATTTTCTACGCTTGCTCCAAATGTTACACTTTCCGCTGGAAGCGATGATTATATTGGAGGTATTGCAACACCTATAGTACCTTTAGAGCTTAAAGGAGATGTTGAATTAGGGGAAATAATATTTGGTAAACATTGTATTGTAGGTGCGAATTCAGTTGTTTTGCCAAATGTAACTTTTCATGATGGATCTTCATTGGGAGCGTTGTCTTTAGCAAAAAAAGATTTAGAAGAATGGAGTCTATATGCAGGTATTCCTGCGAAGAAAATAAAAAATAGAAATAAAGAACAAATATTAGATTATGAAAAAAAATTTATGGAGAAATTATAA
- a CDS encoding DegT/DnrJ/EryC1/StrS family aminotransferase: MEFIMQMQPWFAEEEKKAICEYMDEGGFLTEFKRTEKFEQMIAEYTGAKHSIVVNNGTISLTLAAMAVGIEAGDEVIVPNYTMIATPNSVKMFDAVPVFVDVEPETLCLDIEKVKNAITAKTKAIMLVSANGRYPKSGIKAFEDLCKEKNIILIEDSAQSLGSFYPDGRHIGTAGLVGSFSFSAPKIISTGQGGALITNDDEVANKIRRLKDFGRSGGGNDIHDSIGFNFKFTELQACIGIEQMKKLQQRVVRKKEIFELYTKLLKDVKEVKFFEQDLSCTTPWFYDTTVENREELQKFLKENNIGTRVMYGPINKQVAYNVEGEHEVSNMIGQKGLWLPSTTQLTDDEIKYICSKIIEFYKGL; the protein is encoded by the coding sequence ATGGAATTTATAATGCAAATGCAACCATGGTTTGCTGAAGAAGAAAAAAAGGCTATTTGTGAATATATGGATGAAGGTGGATTTCTTACTGAGTTCAAAAGAACAGAAAAATTTGAACAAATGATTGCTGAATATACTGGTGCTAAACATAGTATAGTTGTAAACAATGGAACTATCAGTTTAACACTTGCAGCTATGGCAGTTGGTATAGAAGCAGGTGATGAAGTGATAGTGCCAAACTATACTATGATAGCAACTCCAAACTCTGTAAAAATGTTTGATGCGGTTCCTGTTTTTGTAGATGTAGAGCCTGAAACCCTTTGTCTTGATATAGAGAAAGTAAAAAATGCAATTACAGCTAAAACAAAAGCGATTATGCTTGTTTCTGCAAATGGAAGATATCCAAAATCTGGTATAAAAGCTTTTGAAGATTTATGCAAAGAAAAAAATATTATCTTAATAGAAGATTCTGCTCAGTCATTGGGGTCGTTTTACCCAGATGGTAGACATATTGGTACAGCTGGACTTGTAGGAAGCTTTTCTTTCTCAGCACCTAAAATCATCTCAACGGGTCAAGGTGGAGCATTAATTACTAATGATGATGAAGTAGCTAATAAAATTAGAAGACTTAAAGATTTTGGAAGAAGTGGTGGAGGAAATGATATTCATGATTCTATAGGTTTTAACTTTAAGTTTACAGAACTTCAAGCTTGTATTGGTATAGAGCAAATGAAAAAACTTCAACAAAGAGTTGTAAGAAAAAAAGAAATTTTTGAACTTTATACAAAACTTTTAAAAGATGTAAAAGAAGTGAAATTCTTTGAGCAAGATTTATCTTGTACTACACCATGGTTTTATGATACAACTGTAGAAAATAGAGAAGAATTACAAAAATTTTTAAAAGAAAATAATATAGGTACGAGAGTAATGTATGGACCTATTAATAAGCAAGTAGCTTACAATGTAGAAGGTGAGCATGAAGTATCAAATATGATAGGTCAAAAAGGTCTTTGGCTTCCATCAACTACACAACTAACTGATGATGAAATTAAATATATTTGTTCAAAAATTATAGAATTTTATAAAGGTTTATGA
- a CDS encoding acyltransferase family protein, with amino-acid sequence MYLKRLDEIRGVALLLLLFAQWLTFYKSDNTLFLVSLTFFTILFFSTLENKRNSISLFSYLGTISYSLYIIHRPILLMYREYFKTDIISHIFVFFIIILCGIFVYKYIEKPFHLLARKYK; translated from the coding sequence GTGTATTTAAAAAGATTGGATGAAATAAGAGGGGTTGCACTTTTATTATTATTATTTGCTCAATGGCTAACTTTTTATAAGAGTGATAATACTTTATTTTTAGTTTCATTAACATTTTTTACTATTTTATTCTTTTCAACTTTAGAAAACAAGAGGAATAGTATTAGTTTATTTTCATATTTAGGTACTATATCTTACTCTTTATATATAATACATAGACCAATATTGTTAATGTATAGAGAATATTTTAAAACTGATATAATTTCTCATATTTTTGTATTTTTTATTATAATATTATGTGGAATATTTGTCTATAAATATATAGAGAAGCCATTTCATTTATTAGCAAGGAAATATAAATAA
- a CDS encoding acyltransferase family protein has product MGILRTLLAISVLIAHSGSIFGIRLYDGNTAVILFFVISGFYMQLISKKYINTKYNWMDFYFSRLLRIYPYYIIVLLSTFIIPIILNFSYKDFGLTSYIVNNYHNLSFISVIFIIFSNLFILGMEWSFIFSIGSSGTEFIFNPMQGIPLWMFFPVGQAWSISLELLFYGLFPLLVKLKTKNLFILLFCIYILHFIIILYIPEIYNSGTHRFFLTALRFFLMGMLSCRLYSFITENKEQKFFILKIFVILLLLHLFFYALGFQEIYVILFALFIPFLFHWTKKSSIDNYIGEYSFYIYIWHIFVLYTFRIYIEKGGAIIVLLFTIVLSYFTIKYISPYFESVRIKFGSRK; this is encoded by the coding sequence ATGGGTATTTTAAGAACTTTATTAGCAATAAGTGTATTAATTGCTCACTCTGGAAGTATATTTGGGATTAGACTATATGATGGTAATACGGCAGTAATATTATTTTTTGTAATCTCAGGGTTTTATATGCAGTTAATTTCAAAAAAGTATATTAATACAAAATATAATTGGATGGATTTTTATTTTTCAAGATTACTAAGAATTTACCCATATTATATTATTGTTCTATTAAGTACATTTATAATACCAATAATCTTAAATTTTTCTTATAAAGATTTTGGATTAACTAGTTATATTGTAAATAATTATCATAATTTATCATTTATTTCAGTTATTTTTATAATTTTTTCTAACTTGTTTATTTTAGGAATGGAATGGAGTTTTATTTTTTCTATTGGTTCTAGTGGTACTGAGTTTATATTTAATCCCATGCAAGGTATACCATTATGGATGTTTTTTCCAGTAGGCCAAGCATGGAGTATAAGTTTAGAATTATTGTTTTATGGATTATTTCCTCTTTTAGTAAAATTAAAAACTAAAAATTTGTTTATATTATTATTTTGTATTTATATATTACATTTTATTATTATTTTATATATACCAGAAATATATAATTCAGGTACGCATAGATTTTTTTTAACTGCATTAAGATTCTTTTTAATGGGTATGCTTTCATGTAGATTGTATTCATTTATTACGGAAAATAAAGAACAAAAATTTTTTATTTTAAAAATTTTTGTTATATTATTATTATTGCATTTATTTTTTTATGCATTAGGTTTTCAAGAAATATATGTAATTTTGTTTGCACTTTTTATTCCATTTTTATTTCATTGGACAAAAAAATCTTCTATAGATAACTATATAGGTGAGTATAGCTTTTATATATATATTTGGCATATATTTGTTTTATATACCTTTAGAATTTATATTGAAAAAGGTGGTGCAATTATTGTATTATTGTTTACAATAGTATTGAGCTATTTTACTATTAAATATATATCTCCATATTTTGAAAGTGTAAGGATAAAGTTTGGTTCAAGAAAATAG
- a CDS encoding lipopolysaccharide biosynthesis protein, giving the protein MKNKIMINLKKNKEHINNFLSFIITKFLSLGIFAITVPYFINNLGNEKYGIITLVLILFNYLYVFDFGMGYAITYRFTRQLTKNNSYSWKIISKGIPFYLISSIIFGLIFIFLSTNISIWLFDNSNYSILFKLLGISCFLLMLSNLLIGILTSYNKIYLANYSRLVLDIIKGFSFIIGVMNNGDLTYVMIAIVFGMVIKVLLDLWLVYRQIGHFYWLKPIFSIKDIFFNFKFSSPMMVTIFFAMFVNSLDKVYITKIFSPEQLAYYSIAFDLNVKAYFLLAAVNGTMVTLLVRKSAKKENKMKLIKISFIAILFITIFYYVPLAIFSQKILEIWINPDFANKSYKFVRIMVLVSILHMIYDVFYNLFQTAGKFKLLSYASILGFLVLLCALNILIDNYGIGGIIYSFILMYLFMISYFVYIYYSNKNILKGKI; this is encoded by the coding sequence TTGAAAAATAAAATAATGATTAATTTAAAAAAAAATAAGGAACATATTAATAATTTCCTTTCATTTATTATAACTAAATTTTTGTCTTTAGGTATATTTGCTATAACTGTACCTTATTTTATAAATAATTTAGGTAATGAAAAGTATGGAATTATTACACTCGTTTTAATTTTATTTAATTATTTATATGTTTTTGATTTTGGTATGGGATATGCAATTACTTATAGATTTACAAGACAATTAACTAAAAATAATAGTTATAGTTGGAAAATTATTTCAAAAGGAATACCTTTTTATTTAATAAGTAGTATAATTTTTGGTTTAATATTTATATTTTTGTCTACTAATATTTCTATATGGTTATTTGATAATTCTAATTATAGTATTCTTTTTAAATTATTAGGGATTTCTTGTTTTTTATTAATGTTAAGTAATCTTTTAATAGGAATATTAACTTCTTATAATAAAATATATTTAGCAAATTACTCAAGGTTAGTACTTGATATAATAAAAGGTTTTTCTTTTATTATTGGTGTAATGAATAATGGTGATTTAACCTATGTAATGATTGCAATCGTTTTTGGAATGGTTATAAAAGTTCTTTTAGATTTATGGTTAGTATATAGGCAAATTGGACATTTTTATTGGCTAAAGCCTATTTTCTCTATTAAAGACATATTTTTTAATTTTAAATTTTCATCGCCAATGATGGTTACTATTTTTTTTGCAATGTTTGTTAATAGTCTAGATAAAGTTTATATTACAAAAATTTTTTCACCTGAACAATTGGCATATTATTCAATTGCATTTGATTTGAATGTAAAAGCATATTTTTTACTTGCAGCAGTAAATGGAACTATGGTTACTTTATTAGTAAGAAAAAGTGCTAAAAAAGAAAATAAAATGAAATTAATAAAAATATCTTTTATTGCAATACTTTTTATTACAATTTTTTATTATGTTCCTTTAGCTATATTTTCTCAAAAAATTTTAGAAATATGGATAAATCCAGATTTTGCGAATAAAAGTTATAAATTTGTTAGAATAATGGTATTAGTCTCGATTTTACACATGATTTATGATGTATTTTATAATTTATTTCAAACTGCTGGAAAATTTAAGCTTTTATCGTATGCTAGTATTTTAGGTTTTCTAGTGTTACTTTGTGCTCTAAATATATTAATAGATAATTATGGTATTGGAGGAATTATTTATTCTTTTATTCTAATGTATCTTTTTATGATAAGTTATTTTGTGTATATTTATTATTCTAATAAAAATATTTTAAAGGGAAAGATATGA
- a CDS encoding PI-PLC domain-containing protein, producing the protein MIILSHRGYWKTLNEKNKIIAFERSFSLGFGTETDVRDYKGKLVISHDIADEKSITLREVFEIYNKYNCSLPLALNIKADGLQLKLKELLEEYKIKNYFVFDMSVPDGLVYLKSNIKSFTRESEYEKVPSFYDETCGIWLDEFQSHWINKKIIEKHIKNNKKICVVSPDLHKREYEKEWKDYKEIEKELGIDNLMICTDFPEEAKEFFNE; encoded by the coding sequence ATGATTATATTGTCTCATCGAGGTTATTGGAAAACATTGAATGAAAAAAATAAGATAATTGCATTTGAACGAAGTTTTTCATTGGGCTTTGGCACAGAAACAGATGTAAGAGATTATAAAGGTAAACTTGTAATATCTCATGATATTGCGGATGAAAAATCTATTACTTTAAGAGAAGTGTTTGAAATTTATAATAAATACAATTGTAGTTTGCCATTAGCTCTGAATATTAAAGCAGATGGATTACAATTAAAATTAAAAGAACTTTTGGAAGAATATAAAATTAAGAACTATTTTGTATTTGATATGTCGGTTCCTGATGGACTTGTATATTTAAAAAGTAATATAAAATCATTTACAAGAGAAAGTGAATATGAAAAAGTTCCATCTTTTTATGATGAAACTTGTGGTATTTGGCTTGATGAATTTCAAAGCCATTGGATAAACAAAAAAATAATAGAAAAGCATATTAAAAATAATAAAAAGATTTGTGTAGTTTCTCCTGATTTGCATAAAAGAGAATATGAAAAGGAATGGAAAGATTATAAAGAAATAGAAAAAGAATTAGGAATAGATAATCTTATGATATGTACGGATTTTCCTGAAGAAGCGAAGGAGTTCTTTAATGAATAA
- a CDS encoding HAD family hydrolase, whose translation MNKIKAVIFDMDGVLIEAKDWHYEALNKALNLFGMEISRYDHLVTYDGLPTKKKLEMLTHERGLPKGLHGFINDMKQQYTMEIVHSECKPRFYHEYALSCLKNEGYSMAVCSNSIRNTIEVMMQKSSLKEYLDFYISNQDVKNGKPDPEMYNKAILKMGLKPNECVIIEDNENGIKAARASGANVIIVDSVEDVNYENIKKHIRLFEGEKK comes from the coding sequence ATGAATAAAATAAAAGCTGTAATATTTGATATGGATGGTGTATTAATTGAAGCTAAGGATTGGCACTATGAAGCACTAAATAAAGCATTAAATTTATTTGGAATGGAAATAAGTAGATATGATCATTTAGTAACTTATGATGGATTACCTACTAAGAAGAAATTAGAAATGTTAACACATGAAAGAGGATTACCTAAAGGTTTGCATGGGTTTATAAATGATATGAAACAACAATATACTATGGAAATTGTACATTCTGAATGTAAACCAAGATTTTATCATGAATATGCACTTAGTTGTTTGAAAAATGAGGGATATAGTATGGCAGTATGTTCTAATTCTATAAGAAATACTATTGAAGTTATGATGCAGAAATCATCTCTTAAAGAATATCTTGATTTTTATATTTCAAATCAAGATGTAAAAAATGGTAAGCCTGATCCTGAAATGTATAATAAGGCAATCTTGAAAATGGGATTAAAACCAAATGAATGTGTGATAATAGAAGATAATGAAAATGGTATAAAAGCTGCTAGAGCAAGTGGTGCAAATGTTATAATAGTAGATAGTGTTGAAGATGTAAATTATGAAAATATAAAAAAACATATAAGACTTTTTGAAGGAGAAAAAAAATGA
- a CDS encoding glycosyltransferase family 2 protein, giving the protein MINILIPLAGKNHFFPELEYPFPKPLIEFNGKTMIEHIIDNFSSLKEEKQFIFIVNRDDCKKYHLDNVLNILTNNTCKIIKLEKETKGAACSVMMAVEYIDNDTSLIISNADQLFDISLNEVINKFNNTDAGVITFESIHPRWSYVRINNEYKVIETAEKRPISKLAIAGFYYFKKGKNFIRAASKMIKKDASVNGLYYLAPCLNELILENKTINIFKIENNKYHTFYTPQKIKEYERLISC; this is encoded by the coding sequence ATGATAAATATTCTTATACCTCTTGCAGGAAAAAATCATTTTTTCCCTGAATTAGAATATCCATTTCCAAAACCTCTTATTGAATTTAATGGTAAAACTATGATAGAACATATTATAGATAATTTTTCTTCTCTAAAAGAAGAAAAACAATTTATTTTTATAGTAAATAGAGATGATTGTAAAAAATATCATCTTGACAATGTTCTTAATATTCTTACGAACAATACTTGTAAAATAATTAAACTTGAAAAAGAAACAAAAGGTGCAGCTTGTAGTGTTATGATGGCAGTTGAATATATAGATAATGATACTTCATTAATTATTTCTAATGCAGATCAATTGTTTGATATATCATTAAATGAAGTTATTAATAAGTTTAATAATACAGATGCAGGAGTAATTACTTTTGAGTCTATTCATCCAAGATGGTCATATGTAAGAATAAATAATGAATATAAAGTGATCGAAACAGCAGAAAAAAGGCCTATAAGTAAATTAGCTATTGCAGGATTTTATTATTTTAAGAAAGGAAAAAATTTTATTAGAGCCGCCTCAAAAATGATAAAAAAAGATGCAAGTGTAAATGGATTATATTATTTAGCACCTTGTTTAAATGAATTAATATTGGAAAATAAAACAATAAATATATTTAAAATAGAAAATAATAAATATCATACTTTTTATACGCCACAAAAAATAAAAGAATATGAAAGGTTGATTTCATGCTAA
- a CDS encoding nuclear transport factor 2 family protein: MLKELTKKYIEAFNSKDLEKCAELFTDNFALEDPVVKRIEGKVEVLKVIKGIFESCTTLNFSAKNIYQDNQITIIEFTLKLDDTILTGTDIIEWKDNKMKEIRAYLDIPKG; the protein is encoded by the coding sequence ATGCTAAAAGAATTAACAAAAAAATATATAGAAGCTTTTAATAGTAAAGATTTAGAAAAATGTGCTGAACTTTTTACAGATAACTTCGCATTAGAAGATCCAGTAGTTAAAAGAATAGAAGGGAAAGTTGAAGTTTTAAAAGTTATCAAAGGGATATTTGAGTCTTGCACTACTTTAAATTTTAGTGCTAAAAATATTTATCAAGATAATCAGATAACGATTATAGAATTTACTTTAAAGCTTGATGATACAATTTTAACAGGAACTGATATCATAGAATGGAAAGATAACAAGATGAAAGAAATTAGGGCTTATCTTGATATTCCAAAAGGTTGA
- a CDS encoding glycosyltransferase family 2 protein, with translation MNIVIPMAGQGSRFAKAGYDKPKPFIDVGGKPMIVRVLENLACPEARYILIARKEHMEKEKELVRQIEKEFNAIFIPIDKLTEGTACTVLYARKYINNNDPLLIANSDQIVDINIADFIYDCKNRNLDGSILTFIDKFRDPKWSFAKLDENSLVTEVKEKLVISEFATVGIYLFSKGKDFIDASIDMIIENERVNNEFYTCPTYNYAIKDGSKIGIYNIEFEQMHGIGTPEDLNLYLNSIVDDKL, from the coding sequence ATAAATATAGTAATACCAATGGCAGGTCAAGGAAGTAGATTTGCCAAAGCTGGATACGATAAACCAAAACCGTTTATTGATGTTGGTGGTAAACCTATGATTGTAAGAGTATTAGAAAATTTAGCTTGCCCAGAAGCTAGATATATTTTAATAGCAAGAAAAGAGCATATGGAAAAAGAAAAAGAGTTGGTTAGACAAATAGAGAAAGAGTTTAATGCTATTTTTATTCCAATAGACAAATTAACTGAAGGTACTGCTTGCACAGTTTTATATGCAAGAAAATATATAAATAACAATGATCCATTATTAATAGCAAATTCTGATCAAATAGTTGATATAAATATTGCAGATTTTATATATGATTGTAAAAATAGAAATTTAGATGGTTCTATATTAACTTTTATAGATAAGTTTCGAGATCCAAAATGGTCATTTGCCAAACTTGATGAAAATAGTTTAGTTACAGAAGTAAAAGAAAAATTAGTTATTTCTGAGTTTGCAACAGTAGGAATTTATTTATTTTCAAAAGGAAAAGATTTTATAGATGCCTCAATCGATATGATCATAGAAAATGAGAGGGTAAATAATGAGTTTTACACTTGTCCTACATATAACTATGCTATAAAAGATGGCTCAAAAATAGGTATTTATAATATTGAGTTTGAACAAATGCATGGAATTGGTACTCCTGAAGATTTGAATTTATATTTAAATAGTATTGTCGATGATAAGTTATAA
- a CDS encoding acyltransferase gives MISYNIKTTLPKPSLILKIIRLFPFILLIPKLKNIVLKKLNKKNNVNIKPGFYCVVGENIECGNNVNLNDTRIIDYGKVIIGDNVKFSGENLILTSTHDFKEFDTVNIDNVEIESNVWITYRCIILPGVKIGENSIIGAGSVVTKNIPANVIAAGNPCKVIKKIQK, from the coding sequence ATGATAAGTTATAATATTAAAACTACATTACCAAAACCATCATTAATATTAAAAATAATTAGATTATTTCCTTTTATTTTATTAATACCAAAGTTAAAAAATATTGTATTAAAAAAACTAAATAAAAAAAATAATGTTAATATTAAACCTGGATTTTATTGTGTTGTTGGAGAAAATATTGAGTGTGGAAATAATGTAAATTTAAATGATACAAGAATAATAGATTATGGAAAGGTTATTATTGGAGATAATGTTAAATTTTCAGGTGAAAATCTTATTTTAACTTCTACTCATGATTTTAAAGAGTTTGATACTGTAAATATTGATAATGTTGAAATAGAATCAAATGTATGGATTACATATAGGTGTATAATTTTACCTGGTGTAAAAATAGGTGAAAATAGTATTATTGGTGCAGGTTCAGTTGTGACTAAAAACATTCCTGCAAATGTTATTGCAGCAGGCAACCCTTGTAAAGTTATAAAAAAAATACAAAAGTAG